The nucleotide sequence TACAAAAAAGCATGTATTGTTGCTGAGATTTTGCATGACTTCAGAAGATGAAATACATGCTTTCAAATTGAATATatttacaaattaaaaaaggccaaAGGAATAATTGAAAATGAAGAGATCTACTGAAGATTAGACAAGTGACAAGTCAGATGTCCATATCAAAATTATACTTCAATTGTCCACTTCAACAAATATAAAGATACAAGAGAGCATGATAACCGTAGAATTCTTAGGAAATTGATTCAAGCATATAAataaaacaactgtgttcataaTATGCCAATAAAAGATCAAGCAATATATGTCAAAAACATGAGAAACAAAAAGACTTGAGTTGAATAATGAACTATATTACTTCATCTGCAAAATacatttaaaagaaaaaattatttatgcAACCAGCAACCTTAACAAGTCAAGCATACGCACCTGAAAAACCAAGCCAACAATGGTAGTTCCAGTTTTTCTAAACTTTGGTAATTGAAGGCCTTTTTTCAGCAGCATTTCATTTCTTtgatacaaatcaaaactaaagcCACCTTTTGTTCGAGCATCCACAGAAGCTTTAGCCATTCTGGATAGGCaccaaaatacaaattaaaaaaacACATGGGATATTATGTTCTCTTACAAGACGATGAAACCAACCCACTAGCAGAGATAGATAATATTGAAAGACGATAGGAAAATTTTCACAAATTTTCATGCCAAATTTAATCTCAGAAAggactttgaatttttttttagatcCATGAATAATTATATAGGAAGCTGACTTAATAAATCAGTTAGGGAAAACTAATGATTGTTTATAACAATAGTAAATGAAACTTACACAATTAGGATAACTGAAATTCAGTGTCAAggatatgtatatattttttaaaaaacttttcaagtaacataaatGATCCCTCAACTAAATATCCAACTACTTTTGATAGGCTGCAACAATTGTAGATCATGCAAGTTGAAACATACTGATTAAATCTAATTTATGAGCAGGTAGAGTAACATCCCTCTACAACCATGAACTTCAAGAAAACGACGGTGGGCAGAGGAAAGGGAGAGAGAAGGAAAGTGCAAACACAATCTTCTGCCATTTACTTTGTAGATGAATGAGAGAAACAGGAAGGGAGTGCACAATATCTCATTTCTTCCACAATGCATCAGTTGGAAACTGAACGGATAGAAAACAACAATTAGGACTAAATATCCCAAGCTTCGTTTGTCTCACCCCTCAACTACTGTTACAATTTATCTCCTACCTCCACTTGCAAGCAATGAACCCTTGGAGGTAATGGCAGTAAGCAACAAATAGCTGCTCCCTCTCAGTCCAAGTTCCTGAAATGAACGCAGTTGACAAACAAGAATGATTGTTGGCATTTTCCTTTCATGTTCCCGTTCTTCTGGTCCATCCAAGTAAACAAGCTCAGTATCCTCACTGACTTCATCATCTCCCCTCTCACTCTCCACCTTCCAGTGAACCCCTCCCCACCCCTCCCCCCTTTTCTTCATCTCATCCACCATAATAAACATGTGTTATACTGGCCAACCAAAGACgaaggaaggagaaagaagagtaaGATGAGAAAATACAGGGACTTGGAAAAGTTGAAGCTGATAGCCATAGTATTCactatttgttgatgttaaaTTGGCAATGCAAGAATATCAAGAAGATCTCTGAACATAACATTGTCACCAATTTTCTCCATTTTATCATCTGTTGGGACTGTGCACTTTGTTgctcataaaatattaatttttttcctaATAGACAAGGAGTCCATCATGAACCTTATAAACGCCCAGATGTTAACTACAAAATGATATTATTCATTTAGTTTATATAGTTACTCCATTCCTTTGGCAGAacaataccacgaaaaaattataagaaacaAAAAATAATTATTGAATTGAGAGTTGCTACCATATTGATTCCAAAGAGGCATCAACTAAGAATCTATAAATGAATTAATTAACAGACAGACCAAGTAAAAGCTAGTTTTTTCAGACAGATTATAGTAATAGCAAAACGAACAAAGAGATCCAATTAATATTGGATCTGGCGCAGAGTGGGGTAACTCAAAAATAAATCTCAAAACAAAACCCTAAAGCAAACATTTTAGGACATCCCGAACCCTCTCTATTTATCTAGGTTTGAGTGGAGAAGAAAAAACAAGTTGCTATGTCAATCGATCATACTTGTGACATCCACAACAAAGGGCAGCCGAAATAAGATGCGATGAGAAAATGCAAAGCCTATTTTTGTATACATGTAAACGTAAAGCGAAAGAGAGAGAGACGAACTACCCTTCTCGATCTCCCACTCTCGCACTTCTTCGGGATCGCGGCGTGATCGCGGCTCTAAACTGCGAAGGCTTCCGGTAGCAAGCAGATAAGTTCCCAAGCTTTCGGCTCTGCTTGGAAAACAAGGCAACTAAATGGGTTTCAACAAAGGAACCCAACCGGAACGGCCCGGGAGGAATCCGATGGCCCAGAATTTTGTAttttagggtttagaattaggCAAAAATCAACCTGacattttttttacgttttttttttaatcgaATGGGCGTACGCTACCACCTCAGTTAGAATGATAAAATTATCATCCGGTGCTGTTTTCGTTATTACCCTACCGATATCTctaatttaaatcttaaattgaTTGGAGATATTATCACAACTATAATTTTATAGTAGCTACGAAATCAACTACAATAATTATAATCTATAGTTATAAAAATTACAATTTTATAACGGTTATAACTACAATAATTGTAACAAATAGCTATAACAGTTAATATTTAGTCCATGCTATGAATAGAAAATTAATCTTAACAAAGAGGAGTAGAATTACTCAAGGCCTCTGAAAAGACTTAAAatgatgttttttagtctaagaTTGTGCCATTATGAGTCACACCGAGTAACAAATATAGAATCTTTTAACAAACTTCAATTTAATACATTATATATCCATTCAATTCTAGTCAAAAGTTATGTATATCAAAATTTACCTAACATATATTGCAACGGCTATAGTTTTATAACTATATTTCATAACTACTCAAACTGTGTAATAGTTATGAAACCATAGTAATCCTATTTGAAATTTAGGAAGATGATGTGCTAGGTAGGTTAGAAGACTCTAAGCTAGAAGAAGATGGCGCGCGATCCTCTATGCGCACACTAGAGATTGAACAAACAGAAACGTTAGAGTGAGAACCAGGGAGGGGGTCCATGATTTAAGTACTCTAATGCTCAAATCAGAACTGTAgcaaaatggagaagaagataaACAGTAGAATAGTAATGTAGAAGCATATGCATGTGTGTGCAAGAATACATGGCCAACGGAGAGAATTCCCTTTTTATGCTGACTCTCATAACCTCCTTAATAATGAGGCGTCAGATAAtgtatgtgatcctgtccgagtcgctgaatcgacggacgttgggcacgtggcgctctcctctatctccgaccagctgcaccgacctccggcgaacctgcacagaagtcgggccggggaggggtccccggcgacgaccctccgacgctcaagtcaggcaagaagaagacgatgaaatAGCTCCGAAGATCAGAGTTTTCATACCTTCGGCGAAGTCtgcgggctcttatatagagctctgaggaggctgatgcacatacaccgagacacacacgtgtcctcagcccatacccagtatgggcttgtcagaggagcttgcctgaccccttactgctacagtctctgatgggacagcataaTCTTCTGATGAGATAGCATAATCTTCTGTCTTGTCATTCTAGCCCTTCTGTTTCCGCACCGAGCGGCATgacgctcggcagtcccatcacgtccgaccggactaaGGTATACGTCCGTTCGGGGTATTCCTGGTCAtgtgctctggactgttcgcagtgttgatactttattccttcggccgagcgggccatccgctcggcactactatactgttcatcatgagcgtcggaaccccgacttcccgccggggtgtattgcttccgctcggaagcttcagccggtcgtcaccatcattatctgctcggccaagcttctggttggccttttacctttcgacctccacgtggcgttgactctgctaaatggggactcccattcttactgccggatcagtaTGATATCAGAATATGTTGGATAAAAAGATATATAATAGTCCTCTTTTAGGTAGAAGAAGGTTCCGTTGCGTGTATATATGTCAAAGTAACAGAATATTCCCTAATGAGTAACCGTTATTCTCTAACATCTCCTAGAGGGGGTTTGACCGGTTATGGTGCCAACCGACTGTGTGCTCGAAGTCATACTCATGATGAGTGGGGAGCTGAGCCACAAAAGTTCGACCGACTCTTAGGCTGACCGACTTTTAAGTCGACCGATTGTATGTTGGGAGTCTACCCATGAGGAGTAGGGAGTTGAGACCCGAAGGTCTGACCAGTTCTTAGGGCAACCGACTGTATGTTGGGAGCTCTGTCCATGAGGAGTGTGGAGTTGAACCCCAAAAGTTTGACATGCTCTTAGGCCGACCGACTATATGTTAGGAGCTCTACCCATGAGAAGTAGGGAGTTGAGCCCTAAAGGTTCGACTGACTCTTGGGTCGACAGTCGTATGTTGGCAGCTAAATCCATGAAGTGGGGAGCTGATACCTAATGGTCCGATCGACTCGGGGGCGATCAACTATGTATATCTTGACTTTGATTGTCACCTCACCTTGAGTTTGACTGTTATATCATCTTGACTATCAATCTCATATTATTTTTTGAGTCATTCATAATGCGTCATATCACATAGCTATTCCAATACGTCTCTGATTAAGGATTTATACTAGAAATATAAAATGAGAGATAATAATGTAAGTATTATAATGAAGGGTAATTAGATAATTATATACTGAGTGTGATTTTTACCTTttaagatttattatattaaatttacaaatttggattttttttaattaaaaaaagtgAAACCATATCATTATGATATCTTTACTTGTGTCACATGCAAACaaattatatatttgattttGCAAGGCCCCATTATGATATCTTTACTTGTGTCAACTGCAAACAAAGTATATATTTGATTTTGCAGTTCGCAGAAGGCGCCGTGAGCGAACTGCTCACTGCCTTGGTCAATTTTCTCGTCGACGTGTAATTGTTGACCGAAAAAAGAACAAATGGGCGCCGGAACGACCACGCCGTCCGTGCCATCCCATCACGATTCGCTCATGCGAGAAGGATCGATCATTCTACGACGCCCCTCGCTGCGCGGAAGGGAACCCAGCGAATCTCTCGACCAATCGAGTCGCCCGACGAACGCCGCGTGGCGGACTAACCGACCCCACAGCTCTCCCGCGAAGAACGAGTCCGACGCCTTGAGCCCTCCGCCGTTGGTGGCTCGGATGGGTCCAGAAACGACCGCGAGCGGGATGCTTCTTTGTCTCATCTGTCCACCCAACTCTCGAGTGCATTTAATTTGGCAGGTTGCAGAAGCCGTGGATTTGTAGTGGAGAATTATCCTGCCCGCTGACTGCGATCGAGATGGAGCAGATCGCAGCAAAGGTGGCTTCTTTGGTGGTTCCGCCGGCGCAGCAGCACCGAGGCGAGCTCGTCGTGGAGAAACCCAGCGAGGAGAAGGGGAGGCAGCCGGGGGAAGCGAGGAGGAGGAGGCCTTTGGAGACATCGACGGTGGAGGTTAAGGGAGCGGGAGGGATCCTCGTCCTCGGCGGACTCCTCGTCGCCACTGCCGTCGCGGCCGGAGTCACCATCGTCGCTCGCAGGGCGCAGGCGAAGCGGCCGCCGGGGAGTAAGAAAGAGAAAGCTGAGGGCTTGAACGGCAACGATAAGTGAGTTCATCATGTTTGTGGCGTGTGGATTTTGTAGGGACTTCTCCTGTGTGATTGCTTGCTTGCTTACAATTTCTAGCTCTTTTTTCCCTGCAGAATCGATGGATCTGCCGGTATCCAGGTGAATAGTGTGTTCTTGATTTAGTAGATAACTTTATTTCAAGAAGaacaataataattaaaaaagaaATGTTACAGTAGAAGTGTTGTATTAATTTGGGATTTTGTCATATAGGAGGAGGACGATTGTGTTTCTGTGAAACCAAAGAGCAGTTCATCTGAAGCTGTTACTTGTGATGGTGTTGAAGAACTTCGAAATGGCAGAGAGTTGGGCTGGCAGCAACTTGATGAGAAAATTTTGGGGAAAACAGGTTTGGGATTGCAGAATGGAATAGGAAAGAAAGAAATTGATCAACAAGTTTCACTTGGTGAAGCTGAACATGGAATGATCGATAACGAAGATGATAAAGAATCAGAGTTAGGTATGAACCAGCAGCAATCTGAGGAACTTGTAAATGCAGCccctgaagaagaagaagataaagaagctTCACCTGTTGAAGCTGAAGATAGCGTGAACCATGATGAAATAGAGCTGAAGGAATCTGTTCCTGCTGAGTCTATTCCTGAAATTGAAATCAGCAAACAAGGATGTGAGAGCGTTCGCGACAGAGATGAGAAAGTTTTACCATTTTTGGAAGAATCAAAGGAGTCTCAGTTCGAGATGGTTGAGTGCAAATTCAATGTGTCGAGACCAGTGGGGCCTTTAACCTTCAAGGAAATAGTTGAACAACAAAAAGTGGAAGCATCGCCAAGTGAACTTGAAGAAGAGGCAAGGCCTCAGATGGATGTTAGTGAACAGCAAACTGCGCAAGTCATAGATGAACACAAGCAACAAAAAGAACATGAGATTTTGACAGTTGAATTCGAAGACAAGGTGAACCAGTATCAAACTGAGCAGATTTCAGCGTCAGAGCTTGCTTTGGTTAATGAAGAAAAAGAACCAAAGGAGCCTCGATTCCATATGATCGAATCAGAGCCTTCTGCATTAAAGGAAGATAAAAAGGAATTATCAGTTGAGCATGTCTTAAATGAATATGGTATAGAAAAAATTGAACAACAcattgaagaaaaggaagagaccGAGGCATCTCCtgaaggagaagaaaaagctGAAGATGAAGAAGCAATTGAAGAACAGAAAGTGCCAGAGTCATCTGTTGAAGGAGAAGATGATGGAACCTACAGCAATCAAACTGAACCTCACATAATTCATTCTGAAGTCGGCACAGAAGAATTTTCTGCCACGAAGGAAACAGAAGAGAAGGCTCAGCCTGCGTCATTTGCTGAAGAAGAAGGATCCAACAACAATCAAACTCAAACTGAGCaagtcatcgatgaacacaagcAACAAAAAGAACATGAGATTTTGACAGTTGAATCTGAAGACAAGGTGAACCAGCATCAAACTGAGCAGATTTCAGGATCAGAGCTTGCTTTAGTTAATGAAGAGAAGGAACCAAAGGAGGCTCGATTCCATGTGACCGAATCAGAGTCTTTTGCATTAAAGGAAGATGAAAAGGAAGAGGTGAAAGCATTATCAGTTGGACAACAAACTCAGCATGTCTTAAATGAACATGATCTAACAAAAATTGAAGAGCAcgttgaagaaaaggaagagaccGAGGCATCTCCTGAAGGAAACGAAGAAAAGAttgaagaaaagaaagaggcagaGGAATCTccagaaggagaagaagatgaggaagGGATTGAAGATGAGAAAGAACCCAAGACATCTCCTGAAGATGAAGAAGCAATTGAAGAAAAGAAAGTGCCAGAGTCATCTGTTGAAGGAGAGGATGATGGAAACTACAACAATCAAACTCAACCTCACATAATTCATGATGAAGTCAGTACAGAAGAATTTTCTACCACGAAGGAGACAGAAGAAACGGATGAGAAGAATCAACCTGCGTCATttgctgaagaagaagaagaaggatccAACAACAATCAAACTCAAACAAATACAGCTGATCCTCAATTCAGCACTGAAGACCATTCTACGGTGAAGCAAGTAGAGAAAATGGACAATGAAAAGGAAGAGCCAGAGTCGTTTCCTGAAGAAGAAGCTCAAATGAGAGATGAGGGCTCTGATAGTGCTCCAGTTTCTTCTGCAGAAGAATCAAATGATGCAGCGATC is from Zingiber officinale cultivar Zhangliang chromosome 7B, Zo_v1.1, whole genome shotgun sequence and encodes:
- the LOC122004914 gene encoding glutamic acid-rich protein-like encodes the protein MEQIAAKVASLVVPPAQQHRGELVVEKPSEEKGRQPGEARRRRPLETSTVEVKGAGGILVLGGLLVATAVAAGVTIVARRAQAKRPPGSKKEKAEGLNGNDKIDGSAGIQEEDDCVSVKPKSSSSEAVTCDGVEELRNGRELGWQQLDEKILGKTGLGLQNGIGKKEIDQQVSLGEAEHGMIDNEDDKESELGMNQQQSEELVNAAPEEEEDKEASPVEAEDSVNHDEIELKESVPAESIPEIEISKQGCESVRDRDEKVLPFLEESKESQFEMVECKFNVSRPVGPLTFKEIVEQQKVEASPSELEEEARPQMDVSEQQTAQVIDEHKQQKEHEILTVEFEDKVNQYQTEQISASELALVNEEKEPKEPRFHMIESEPSALKEDKKELSVEHVLNEYGIEKIEQHIEEKEETEASPEGEEKAEDEEAIEEQKVPESSVEGEDDGTYSNQTEPHIIHSEVGTEEFSATKETEEKAQPASFAEEEGSNNNQTQTEQVIDEHKQQKEHEILTVESEDKVNQHQTEQISGSELALVNEEKEPKEARFHVTESESFALKEDEKEEVKALSVGQQTQHVLNEHDLTKIEEHVEEKEETEASPEGNEEKIEEKKEAEESPEGEEDEEGIEDEKEPKTSPEDEEAIEEKKVPESSVEGEDDGNYNNQTQPHIIHDEVSTEEFSTTKETEETDEKNQPASFAEEEEEGSNNNQTQTNTADPQFSTEDHSTVKQVEKMDNEKEEPESFPEEEAQMRDEGSDSAPVSSAEESNDAAISPAEVVEQGKILLQEVQSKVSSDYLISSGEVKVNAHVKKVEEKYQESIAERESILNNMVHSNKAEEKEEENMIGGEKITKDEMQQQLMATIKKKALMLEKLLMDIPDRLLVVLLVISLIMVLLHYVKPFSQPYQMISPSDENSQGI